In a genomic window of Lepisosteus oculatus isolate fLepOcu1 chromosome 5, fLepOcu1.hap2, whole genome shotgun sequence:
- the boc gene encoding brother of CDO — protein sequence MMTDAIPSDWRRMALLRTGSLVVVLLLAAARGQPSTSDDIPRFTVQPSSVVQKMGGRVTLLCSVEPLTANVSWHLNGQELGEGNASLGVLVQPDSLVIPSLSNLTVGRYQCIATTVAGARASVPANVTAAKLRDFEPDDQQDIEVDEGNTAVIECHLPESQPKAQVRYSVKQEWLETSKGNYLIMPSGNLQIVNATQEDEGTYKCAAYNPVTQEVKTSSSTDRLRIRRASAEAARIIYPPGSRSIIVTKGQRLVLECVASGIPPPQVTWAKDGADLRPHNKTRFLLSNLLIDATSEADSGTYVCQADNGMGPLGTASIVYSVQVLEPPEVSVELQPPPQQLVPWGETVRFSCSARGNPPPSVVWLHNARPLAPTPRHRLSARLLRVLSVGPQDEGIYQCMAENGVGSSQAAARLITVPNGTASKAGKQLPVDFLPLPDVLRPLSPDKILIDRTSQKPGAAGPAGPPDCSGLSGQVSPAEAPVILSLPRTGKADSYELLWKPRHDGGAPVLEYVVKYRKAGDSSDDWTMLTVPGTLHKLALTRLDPASLYEVEMAARNCAGLGQAAMMTFRTGKGRSNAQKVQVPGLSGQEEFQKDFAKGKVLMEARLSPPEAPDRPTISMASETSAYVTWIPRGNRGFPIQSFRVEHKKLKKGGDWVVAVANIPPSRLSVEITGLEKGTSYKFRVRAVNVLGESPPSAPSKAYTVSGSGHRPYERPVAGPYITYNEAINETTIMLKWTYTPTNNNTPIYGFYIFYRPTDSDNDSDYKKDVVEGDRYWHSITDLQPETAYDIKMQCFNEGGESEFGNVVILETKARKHSRPPPVEATSHSTETGGAVATVPRSSDLPYLIVGVVLGALVFIIVAFIPFCLWRAWAKQKQTTDLCFPAVAAPVSSCQYTMVPLQGVVLTPGHCTADAALLPQFSSSHLPLPLGDYTANGKVPGYCLSDLHQGGVECAMECSALLPQAPNGRPAACLYSERVPEADPDDQCCLADGSACPGLRTPAGPPGLCQVTGGDSHCGAKGTGGERPISAGLPCSAVLTPVEEAETPEPLQCQSCCGASRPWSQHALEQEVADTGHGETDLGERGAQNSLDE from the exons ATGACATACCCAGGTTCACAGTGCAGCCCTCCTCAGTGGTGCAAAAGATGGGGGGCAGGGTCACCCTGTTGTGCAGCGTGGAGCCCCTAACAGCCAATGTCAGCTGGCACCTGAATGGGCAGGAGCTGGGCGAGGGCAATGCCAGTCTGGGGGTACTGGTGCAACCCGACTCCCTCGTCATCCCGTCCCTCAGCAACCTCACCGTCGGGCGCTACCAGTGCATCGCTACGACCGTCGCGGGAGCCCGCGCCAGCGTCCCCGCCAACGTCACTGCAGCAA AGCTGCGGGACTTCGAGCCCGACGACCAGCAGGACATCGAGGTGGACGAGGGGAACACGGCAGTCATCGAGTGCCACCTCCCCGAGAGCCAGCCCAAGGCCCAGGTCCGCTACAGCGTCAAGCAGGAGTGGCTGGAAACCTCGAAAG GAAATTACCTGATCATGCCGTCTGGGAACCTGCAGATCGTCAACGCCACCCAGGAGGACGAGGGCACGTACAAGTGCGCGGCCTACAACCCCGTGACGCAGGAAGTGAAGACCTCTTCCTCCACAGACCGGCTGCGGATCAGAC GCGCGAGCGCGGAGGCGGCGCGGATCATCTACCCTCCCGGCTCGCGGTCCATCATCGTGACCAAGGGCCAGCGCCTGGTGCTGGAGTGCGTGGCCAGCGGCATCCCTCCCCCGCAGGTCACCTGGGCCAAGGACGGCGCCGACCTGCGGCCGCACAACAAGACGCGCTTCCTGCTGAGCAACCTGCTGATCGACGCCACCAGCGAGGCCGACTCGGGGACGTACGTCTGCCAGGCGGACAACGGCATGGGCCCGCTGGGCACCGCCTCCATCGTGTACAGCGTGCAGGTGCTGG AGCCACCGGAGGTCAGCGTGGAGCTGCAGCCGCCGCCGCAGCAGCTGGTGCCCTGGGGGGAGACCGTGCGCTTCAGCTGCAGCGCCCGCGGGAACCCGCCGCCCTCCGTGGTGTGGCTGCACAACGCCCGGCCCCTTGCCCCGACGCCGCGCCACCGCCTGTCCGCCCGCCTGCTGCGCGTGCTCAGCGTGGGGCCGCAGGACGAAGGCATCTACCAGTGCATGGCGGAGAACGGGGTGGGCAGCTCGCAGGCCGCGGCCCGCCTCATCACCGTGCCGAACG GGACGGCGTCCAAAGCGGGGAAACAGCTCCCCGTGGACTTCCTCCCTCTTCCCGATGTCCTGCGGCCTTTGAGCCCAGACAAGATCCTCATAGACCGCACCTCGCAGAAGCCTGGGGCCGCGGGGCCGGCCGGTCCCCCAGACTGCTCAGGGCTCTCCGGGCAGGTGTCGCCAGCCGAGGCCCCGGTCATCCTCAGCCTGCCCCGCACCGGCAAGGCCGACTCGTATGAGTTGCTATGGAAACCGAGGCATGATGGAGgcgctcctgtcctggagtaCGTCGTCAAGTACAGAAAG GCAGGAGACTCCTCCGACGACTGGACCATGCTCACCGTCCCCGGGACGCTGCACAAGCTCGCCCTGACCAGGCTGGACCCGGCCAGCCTGTACGAGGTGGAGATGGCCGCCCGGAACTGCGCCGGGCTGGGCCAGGCTGCCATGATGACCTTCCGAACCGGGAAAG GTCGCAGCAACGCGCAGAAGGTGCAAGTCCCGGGCCTCAGCGGGCAGGAAGAGTTTCAGAAGGACTTCGCGAAGGGGAAAGTGCTGATGGAGGCCCGCCTGTCCC CTCCGGAAGCACCCGACCGGCCCACCATCTCCATGGCGTCGGAGACCTCGGCCTACGTCACCTGGATCCCGCGGGGGAACCGCGGCTTCCCCATCCAGTCCTTCCGCGTGGAGCACAAGAAGCTGAAGAAGGGAGGGGACTGGGTCGTCGCCGTCGCCAACATCCCCCCCTCCCGCCTCTCGGTGGAGATCACGGGGCTGGAGAAAG GCACCTCCTACAAGTTCCGGGTGCGCGCGGTCAACGTGCTTGGCGAAAGTCCACCCAGCGCTCCCTCCAAGGCCTACACCGTCTCGGGCAGCGGGCACCGCCCCTACGAGCGCCCCGTGGCCGGCCCTTACATCACCTACAACGAAGCCATCAACGAGACCACCATCATGCTCAAGTGGACG taCACGCCTACGAACAACAACACTCCCATCTATGGGTTTTACATCTTTTACCGACCCACGGACAGCGACAACGACAGCGACTACAAGAAGGACGTCGTGGAGG gcGATCGTTATTGGCACTCCATCACCGACCTGCAGCCCGAAACGGCGTACGACATCAAGATGCAGTGCTTCAACGAGGGCGGGGAAAGCGAGTTCGGCAACGTCGTCATCCTGGAGACCAAAG CGCGCAAGCACTCCCGCCCCCCGCCGGTGGAGGCCACCTCTCACTCCACAgagacagggggcgctgtggcgACCGTGCCGCGCTCCAGCGACCTGCCCTACCTCATCGTGGGCGTGGTGCTGGGGGCCCTCGTCTTCATCATCGTTGCCTTCATCCCCTTCTGCCTGTGGAGGGCCTGGGCCAAGCAGA AGCAAACGACAGACCTGTGTTTCCCAGCTGTGGCTGCCCCAGTGTCGTCGTGCCAGTATACCATGGTGCCCCTGCAGGGTGTGGTGCTGACTCCGGGGCACTGCACTGCAGATGCTGCCCTCCTGCCCCAGTTTTCCAGCTCCCACCTCCCTCTGCCCCTCGGTGACTACACTGCCAACGGCAAGGTGCCTGGGTACTGCCTCTCCGACCTGCACCAG GGTGGTGTGGAGTGTGCAATGGAGTGCAGCGCCCTGCTCCCGCAGGCTCCCAATGGCAGACCGGCTGCCTGCCTCTACTCTGAAAG GGTCCCCGAAGCGGACCCAGATGACCAGTGCTGCCTTGCCGATGGCTCGGCCTGCCCGGGCCTCCGCACCCCTGCGGGGCCCCCTGGCTTGTGTCAGGTGACTGGAGGCGACTCCCATTGTGGGGCAAAGGGTACAGGCGGAGAGCGTCCCATTAGCGCGG GCTTGCCGTGCAGCGCGGTCCTAACTCCGGTGGAAGAGGCCGAGACTCCAGAGCCCCTGCAGTGTCAGAGCTGCTGCGGTGCGTCGAGACCGTGGTCCCAGCATGCCCTGGAACAGGAAGTGGCTGACACGGGCCACGGTGAAACAGACTTGGGTGAAAGGGGGGCGCAGAACTCATTGGATGAGTAA
- the LOC102694202 gene encoding basic helix-loop-helix domain-containing protein USF3: MPEMTENQTPASKPHRKKNKETHNAVERHRKKKINAGINRIGELLPCSQALKQSKNMILDQAFKYITQLKQQNDELLLNGGNREQAEEIKRLRRQQEELRRENSHYIELLKANGISFMDDPTIHWKGKLKCTKVAKIPTHQVQEGIIVYSNGNIICPGRQDSPAQNVVFNVGQDLRKPAADAVIVQHSCDLTAAPVPRKCSNRTDLQKKAPAKSAKPTLPQASAAPVVAVAAHKVAGKSTLETRKQLPPSVSYITLQRSTVPTSEQSQPVVSGSCSKLLSANPTQVTVASVSPVKVLPLKLQQVKHSNLQHCPSVPQELAPQPVVQAPPVKALLTEKRAAVTLESSSSGLCHTVMHTAACLPSLASPANGNDSNGVSTLTRMTSSGNTQTTWTTLHLAGNTVQPLNQMASSVLPPSVNDNSSSSTDSSRQVLNTGSVAATPGLKGVSLCSVRSKQVHSQLAAVTLPSIQPVPVQPLLTQPHIPVQTQPNVLPLLQAMQVIQMTNNASSAVPQAAHNPNVVILQPANPCPAPTVVREGLPSQTPCQQIVIIQAANQSSVLQNPQATVVPAAAPAVAPAANQIAASSCSAPMTSVQTVGGKHLVHILPRPLVSTACKTTGSAQTPQQHQPHTISVNGQIFALQPMKPSTGVSSQSPMQIIQPTTSEDPNTNVALNTFGALASLNQSISQMAGQSCMQITVAKAANKAAQASSGQVNIPLPCTTAVSHVNTSGSASSVSSTAPSSGPLGHSVPATGSTVKLMLMKSSITSGGKPKRATSKKSGSAKPPATKQGGGPQVNSSKPAGKQPAAAEIRLEPVNKDGSDVTEDLSAAVEASALPHKKGDVHPPESTVPSVVLSSLAAPSVVSKASTAQLLVATTSAAAVTSCSTVCAPTTGPQPGMFPTVLCTKENMPVTQEPSLADSQAPSSTASTASDSLSTIMTSISELSSPISVSRQNTSSHASGCETTRTDRHNAGKLVTCANSVVPETVPEHQTKKAGSAELSSTHAKSAPAVAKQTEAACSEINKGKIPAAQFPVAGESHSKQPSTDEAIEKEDVEADPLSMNRKETTPQQQVCALDHDTLGSSLVSSRQTDSPMSTSSGSSRGFSVASMLPNTNREETPCVSSSTNTFSSFSFSEQADIFALAAKAIFDHDTQSKKVATSSVEVPIVWEVSKSQETSTLSKERQGSQQPKLSKHSEGHTGKAQSQVQLSGERPLVSASNSPAGANHHLSVPSSQSSAPVGSLSVNNLIRQNSVSQSYACSSTLNQPTESTSVSAAVHASRSSSASLLSPCSAAGQMLEYTPLKNVPMRGHVSSELHLKQSSEHLKDASKRPPQEDLLLSTSKRQKQCHNPNIGRLDMKSALGRTLDSVPDHPQMMVSQLPPSSVTSVSSVSSSRGHPEGLSNLFPTSSFMNTVLRQSDMHCAPQAVIQEQQQSQQGGPHLQQHAQHPSAPGGLHLTSGNPYLKQQQEQQQQQLQSQRHHLYQLQHHLTQPEGQPIAQQHHGLHQQRSMQQEAQIQKKRGLVRGGPPVALQQKQHHSGAGDQTLQQKSGAQQQQQQQQQQQQQQQQQQQQQQQQQQQQQQQQQQQQQQQQPQTSHSRHQHLQQQMQQQHFGGPHSDKGCENQSASRSHHGGHSQSHLSQEILHQQHQQHHHQQQQQQQQQQDSGTGRQQGAQVDHVPGQNPMQRLMTSRPLEQQMASQPSVVSRSSDIICTPSRQERNRISDYSAEALIGKSPSNTEQRMGMAIQASRVSQEQSDMITYLEASRSKGIVHNIQGRIPTKHPVSTDVQRVSECPPFKTISTTQHQMASFEVQASRNNEMASKTVPSHRSVQSQSFRIGQGTSIDRQQRGAYPPPQGIQAGAGIQPRENDISCHQSFMQSLLAPHLGEQVAGNQRISDHQRAAQCCPPVSMEYNCPPSREGGVHLRRESEAQNRDSCEMPLGPISSRSNSINITFTSSSTAGEMQGKNASPNVSGQKPNSMRINDSQGNKGHLNPQVNVSMHSSGVRPVLPHPAAPHSSAEPVRSSVRPQSTVSQRSRHPVQDGQSNKIRPAERTRSGNLRPGNPFDPDGHLPLTSSSGMILSRQQAAAERRGSIVRFMADNPQVGGDNLTADQHGLSQNFGFPFIPESGMNPPINANPSFIPPVTQPSATRTPAIIPVEAQNTLPSFYPSYSPAAHPSLPNDISIQYFSNQMFTSPSTEKSNSGGLNNRFGSILSPPRPVGFAQPSFPLLPDMPPMPIANSSGITPHLSNFNLTSLFPEIATALPPDGSAMPMSPLLSLSNAAAADTSKQPSNRPAHNISHILGHDGSSAV, translated from the exons ATGCCTGAGATGACAGAAAACCAGACTCCTGCCAGCAAGCCACATCG gaaaaaaaacaaagagactCACAATGCAG TTGAGAGGCACCGAAAAAAGAAGATCAATGCAGGAATTAATCGAATAGGGGAGCTCCTGCCATGTTCACAAGCCTTAAAGCAG agCAAGAACATGATTCTGGACCAGGCGTTTAAGTACATCACACAGCTCAAGCAGCAAAACGACGAGCTGCTTCTGAATGGAGGAAACCGTGAACAAG cGGAAGAGATAAAAAGGCTGAGGAGGCAGCAGGAGGAACTTCGGCGGGAGAACTCTCACTACATTGAGCTTTTGAAGGCCAACGGCATTAGCTTCATGGACGATCCCACGATTCACTGGAAGGGCAAGCTGAAATGCACGAAAGTGGCAAAGATCCCTACCCATCAGGTTCAAGAGGGGATCATTGTGTACTCCAACGGCAACATCATCTGCCCCGGCCGTCAGGACAGCCCTGCGCAGAATGTGGTCTTCAACGTCGGCCAGGATTTGAGGAAGCCGGCTGCCGACGCTGTGATTGTGCAGCACTCCTGTGATTTGACGGCGGCGCCCGTCCCCAGGAAGTGCTCGAACAGGACAGATCTGCAGAAGAAAGCACCAGCCAAATCTGCAAAGCCGACACTGCCTCAAGCCAGTGCTGCtcctgttgttgctgttgctgctcaCAAGGTGGCAGGAAAGTCTACTCTGGAGACCCGGAAACAGTTACCTCCCTCGGTCTCCTACATCACTCTCCAGAGATCCACAGTTCCTACGTCTGAGCAGAGCCAGCCGGTGGTTTCTGGTAGCTGCAGCAAACTGCTATCGGCCAACCCTACACAAGTCACGGTAGCATCAGTTAGTCCCGTGAAGGTTTTGCCACTGAAACTGCAGCAGGTTAAACACTCTAACCTTCAGCATTGTCCCTCAGTGCCTCAGGAACTGGCCCCACAACCTGTTGTACAGGCTCCTCCTGTGAAAGCATTACTCACTGAAAAAAGGGCTGCGGTTACCCTTGAGAGCAGCAGCAGTGGTCTGTGCCACACAGTGATGCACACGGCTGCGTGTTTGCCTTCTTTAGCCTCCCCTGCCAATGGAAACGATTCAAACGGTGTCAGCACCCTCACCAGGATGACCTCCTCTGGCAACACCCAGACCACATGGACAACACTACACCTGGCGGGGAACACGGTGCAGCCCCTGAACCAGATGGCTTCCAGTGTTCTGCCTCCATCGGTCAATGACAACTCAAGCTCGTCAACAGATAGCAGCAGACAGGTGCTCAACACTGGCAGTGTGGCCGCCACACCAGGTTTAAAGGGGGTCTCTTTGTGCTCTGTACGAAGTAAGCAGGTTCATTCCCAGTTGGCAGCGGTTACTTTGCCCTCCATTCAGCCAGTACCTGTTCAACCATTATTAACACAGCCCCATATCCCAGTTCAGACTCAGCCAAACGTACTGCCACTGCTGCAGGCTATGCAGGTGATTCAGATGACAAACAATGCCAGCTCTGCAGTTCCTCAAGCTGCGCACAACCCAAATGTTGTTATCTTGCAGCCAGCAAACCCATGCCCAGCACCTACAGTGGTGAGGGAGGGCTTGCCCAGTCAGACGCCATGCCAGCAGATCGTCATCATCCAGGCAGCAAATCAGAGTTCAGTGTTACAGAATCCACAAGCCACGGTTGTGCCAGCTGCTGCTCCAGCTGTGGCTCCGGCAGCCAATCAGATCGCTGCTTCAAGCTGCTCAGCTCCCATGACCAGTGTCCAAACTGTGGGGGGAAAACATCTGGTGCATATACTTCCCAGACCCCTCGTGTCAACCGCTTGTAAAACCACTGGCTCTGCACAGACACCGCAACAGCATCAGCCCCACACCATTTCAGTCAATGGTCAGATTTTTGCTTTGCAGCCCATGAAGCCATCCACTGGAGTCTCCAGTCAGAGTCCTATGCAAATCATCCAGCCCACCACCAGCGAAGATCCTAACACCAATGTTGCCCTGAACACTTTCGGTGCCCTTGCCAGTCTCAATCAGAGCATCTCGCAGATGGCTGGCCAGAGCTGTATGCAGATTACTGTGGCTAAGGCTGCTAATAAGGCGGCACAGGCCAGCAGTGGGCAGGTTAATATTCCTCTTCCTTGCACCACTGCAGTTTCACATGTCAATACATCCGGCAGTGCATCTTCTGTCAGTTCCACAGCTCCCTCCTCTGGGCCACTGGGCCATAGTGTCCCTGCCACCGGCAGCACGGTGAAGCTGATGTTAATGAAATCCAGCATAACCTCAGGAGGTAAACCCAAAAGGGCGACTTCAAAGAAATCTGGCTCGGCCAAGCCGCCTGCCACCAAACAAGGAGGCGGTCCTCAGGTGAATTCATCGAAACCTGCAGGAAAGCAACCAGCGGCTGCTGAGATTCGACTGGAGCCCGTGAACAAGGATGGGTCAGATGTCACAGAGGACTTGTCAGCTGCGGTAGAAGCATCTGCATTACCTCACAAAAAGGGAGACGTACATCCTCCAGAATCAACCGTGCCTTCAGTGGTGTTGTCTTCTCTAGCAGCCCCTTCTGTTGTGAGTAAGGCTTCCACTGCGCAGCTTCTTGTAGCAACCAcatctgctgctgctgtgacaTCCTGTTCCACGGTGTGTGCGCCAACAACAGGGCCACAGCCGGGCATGTTTCCCACTGTGTTGTGTACCAAGGAGAATATGCCTGTCACTCAGGAACCCAGCTTAGCGGACAGCCAGGCCCCCTCTTCCACAGCCTCCACGGCCTCAGACTCCCTGTCGACAATAATGACCAGTATCTCTGAGCTGTCTTCCCCAATCTCTGTGTCTCGCCAGAACACTTCTTCACACGCATCAGGATGTGAAACCACCAGGACCGATCGCCATAACGCAGGTAAGCTGGTGACATGTGCTAATTCTGTGGTCCCTGAAACTGTTCCTGAACATCAGACCAAGAAAGCAGGGTCCGCTGAGCTGTCCTCAACCCACGCCAAATCCGCACCTGCAGTCGCAAAGCAGACAGAAGCAGCTTGCTCTGAAATCAACAAGGGTAAGATCCCGGCAGCGCAGTTCCCAGTTGCAGGTGAATCGCATTCAAAGCAGCCATCTACTGACGAGGCGATTGAAAAGGAAGATGTAGAGGCAGACCCTCTTTCAATGAATCGGAAGGAGACCACTCCTCAACAACAAGTGTGTGCTTTGGACCACGATACATTGGGCAGCTCCTTAGTGTCAAGCAGGCAGACGGACTCGCCGATGTCGACCAGTTCTGGAAGCAGCCGGGGATTCTCGGTTGCCTCCATGTTGCCCAATACCAACAGAGAAGAAACCCCTTGTGTCAGCAGCTCCACAAACACTTTCTCCAGCTTCAGCTTCTCAGAGCAGGCTGATATCTTTGCTCTGGCTGCCAAGGCCATTTTTGACCATGATACCCAAAGCAAGAAAGTTGCCACAAGCAGTGTAGAAGTTCCAATAGTTTGGGAAGTTTCCAAAAGTCAAGAGACTTCCACCCTCAGCaaagaaagacaaggcagtcaGCAGCCTAAGCTTTCAAAGCACTCGGAGGGTCACACAGGAAAGGCACAGTCCCAGGTTCAGCTGAGTGGTGAGAGGCCATTGGTATCAGCAAGTAATAGTCCTGCTGGGGCCAATCACCATTTATCAGTTCCATCATCGCAGTCTTCTGCTCCTGTGGGCAGTCTGAGTGTGAATAATTTGATACGCCAAAACAGTGTCAGTCAGTCTTATGCCTGCTCGTCCACCCTGAATCAGCCCACCGAATCGACGTCTGTGTCTGCTGCTGTCCATGCATCAAGGTCCTCTTCTGCCTCTTTGCTTTCACCGTGTTCAGCCGCAGGACAAATGCTGGAGTACACGCCTCTTAAAAACGTGCCCATGAGGGGCCATGTTTCATCTGAATTGCACCTGAAACAGAGCAGTGAGCACCTAAAAGACGCCTCCAAGCGCCCTCCGCAAGAGGACCTCCTCCTTTCAACAAGCAAGCGGCAGAAACAGTGCCACAACCCCAATATTGGAAGGCTGGACATGAAGTCCGCTTTGGGCAGGACCTTAGACAGTGTCCCTGATCATCCTCAAATGATGGTTAGCCAACTTCCCCCCAGCTCTGTGACCTCTGTCTCCTCTGTCAGCAGCAGTCGAGGACACCCTGAGGGGCTTAGCAACTTGTTCCCTACAAGCAGTTTCATGAATACTGTCCTGAGGCAATCGGACATGCACTGTGCTCCCCAAGCTGTGAtccaggagcagcagcaaaGTCAGCAAGGTGGTCCACATTTACAGCAGCACGCCCAACACCCTTCAGCCCCTGGGGGGCTGCACTTGACCAGCGGAAATCCCTATCTCAAGCAACAgcaagagcagcagcagcagcagctgcagagtCAAAGACACCACTTATACCAGCTACAGCACCACCTCACCCAACCGGAGGGCCAGCCCATCGCCCAGCAACACCATGGCCTTCACCAGCAGAGGTCCATGCAGCAGGAGGCACAGATACAGAAGAAAAGGGGCCTTGTGCGTGGGGGCCCCCCCGTAGCTCTGCAGCAGAAGCAGCATCATAGTGGTGCAGGGGATCAGACTCTGCAGCAAAAGAGTGGGGCacaacagcagcaacagcaacagcaacagcaacagcagcagcaacagcaacagcaacagcaacagcaacagcaacagcaacagcaacagcaacagcaacaacagcagcagcagcagcagcaaccacAGACATCTCATTCACGCCATCAGCATCTTCAGCAGCAAATGCAGCAGCAGCATTTTGGAGGACCCCATTCTGACAAGGGCTGCGAAAACCAGTCTGCTTCAAGGAGCCATCATGGTGGGCATTCTCAGAGTCATCTGAGCCAGGAAATCCTCCATCAGCAACATCAGCAACATcatcatcagcagcagcagcagcagcagcaacagcaagaCAGTGGAACGGGTCGGCAGCAAGGAGCGCAAGTTGATCATGTCCCAGGACAGAATCCTATGCAGAGGCTGATGACCTCCCGGCCATTAGAGCAGCAGATGGCTTCCCAGCCGAGCGTTGTTTCCCGATCGTCTGATATCATTTGCACTCCGTCGAGGCAGGAAAGAAATAGGATTTCCGACTATTCTGCAGAGGCCCTCATTGGGAAATCTCCTTCAAATACTGAACAGAGGATGGGAATGGCCATCCAAGCCTCCCGCGTGAGTCAGGAGCAGTCTGACATGATAACATATCTAGAGGCTTCCAGGAGCAAAGGCATTGTACACAACATACAAGGCAGAATCCCAACAAAGCACCCTGTATCTACGGATGTCCAGAGGGTCTCTGAGTGCCCTCCCTTCAAAACAATCAGCACAACCCAGCATCAGATGGCTAGTTTTGAGGTGCAAGCCTCAAGGAACAATGAAATGGCATCGAAAACTGTGCCCTCAcacaggagtgtccagtcacaGAGCTTCAGAATAGGACAGGGAACATCGATTGACAGGCAGCAAAGAGGGGCTTATCCACCACCTCAGGGCATCCAAGCAGGAGCTGGCATTCAGCCCAGAGAGAATGATATCTCCTGCCATCAGAGCTTTATGCAGAGCTTGCTAGCACCCCACCTTGGGGAACAGGTTGCGGGGAACCAGCGGATATCTGACCACCAGAGGGCTGCACAGTGCTGTCCTCCGGTCAGCATGGAGTACAACTGTCCTCCCTCACGCGAGGGGGGTGTCCACCTGAGGCGAGAAAGTGAGGCCCAAAACCGGGACAGCTGTGAGATGCCGCTGGGGCCAATCAGCTCCAGGAGCAACTCCATCAACATCACCTTCACTAGCTCCTCCACAGCAGGCGAGATGCAGGGCAAAAACGCCAGCCCGAACGTCTCGGGCCAGAAGCCCAACTCCATGAGGATAAACGACAGCCAGGGCAACAAGGGCCACCTGAATCCCCAGGTTAATGTGAGCATGCATAGCAGTGGGGTCCGACCAGTGCTGCCTCACCCCGCGGCGCCCCACAGCAGCGCAGAGCCCGTCCGGTCCTCCGTCCGCCCCCAGAGCACCGTCAGCCAGCGATCCAGGCATCCGGTGCAGGACGGCCAGAGCAACAAAATCCGGCCCGCGGAACGGACGAGATCTGGAAACCTGAGGCCGGGGAACCCCTTCGACCCGGACGGCCACCTGCCCCTGACATCGAGCAGCGGCATGATTCTGAGCCGGCAGCAGGCCGCCGCGGAGAGGCGGGGCAGCATCGTGCGCTTCATGGCCGACAACCCGCAGGTGGGCGGAGACAACCTGACCGCCGACCAGCACGGCCTCTCCCAGAACTTCGGCTTCCCGTTCATCCCCGAAAGTGGCATGAACCCTCCTATCAACGCCAACCCTTCTTTCATCCCTCCTGTGACCCAGCCCAGCGCCACCAGGACGCCCGCCATCATTCCGGTGGAGGCCCAGAACACTCTCCCATCCTTCTACCCTTCCTACTCCCCAGCTGCGCACCCCAGCCTGCCTAACGACATCtccatacagtacttttccaACCAGATGTTCACCAGCCCCAGCACGGAGAAGAGCAACAGTGGCGGGCTCAACAACCGTTTCGGCTCCATCCTGTCACCGCCCCGCCCCGTGGGGTTCGCGCAGCCCAGCTTCCCCCTCCTCCCGGACATGCCCCCCATGCCCATCGCCAACTCCTCCGGCATCACCCCGCACCTCTCCAACTTCAACCTGACCTCGCTGTTCCCCGAGATCGCCACGGCGCTGCCGCCCGACGGCTCCGCCATGCCCATGTCCCCGCTGCTGTCGCTCTCCAACGCCGCCGCCGCCGACACCAGCAAGCAGCCTTCCAACAGGCCGGCGCACAACATCAGCCACATCCTGGGCCACGACGGCAGCTCAGCTGTGTGA